The following proteins come from a genomic window of Melospiza georgiana isolate bMelGeo1 chromosome 3, bMelGeo1.pri, whole genome shotgun sequence:
- the LYRM2 gene encoding LYR motif-containing protein 2 isoform X2, with protein MAAGRLPPAALTLKQFLRRQQVLQLYRKILRAIREVPAEQDRRYLRDWAREEFKRNKDATEEDAIRMMITQGNMQLQELQRTIKLAKS; from the exons ATGGCCGCCGGGCGGCTCCCGCCGGCCGCGCTCACCCTCAAGCAG TTCCTGAGGCGGCAGCAGGTCCTTCAGTTGTACCGCAAGATCCTGCGGGCTATCCGGGAGGTCCCTGCTGAGCAGGATCGCCGCTACTTGAGGGACTGGGCCAGGGAGGAATTCAAGAGAAATAAGGATGCTACAGAAGAG GATGCCATCAGGATGATGATTACTCAAGGCAACATGCAACTTCAGGAACTTCAGAGAACAATTAAGCTGGCTAAATCCTGA
- the LYRM2 gene encoding LYR motif-containing protein 2 isoform X1 translates to MGNSGCLNTPQNKAPRVQRAAVPWGGGQTSLSLWQFLRRQQVLQLYRKILRAIREVPAEQDRRYLRDWAREEFKRNKDATEEDAIRMMITQGNMQLQELQRTIKLAKS, encoded by the exons ATGGGGAACTCTGGTTGTTTAAATACCCCTCAAAACAAAGCGCCGAGGGTGCAGCgtgcagcagtgccctggggcggcGGGCAGACTTCCCTCTCTCTTTGGCAGTTCCTGAGGCGGCAGCAGGTCCTTCAGTTGTACCGCAAGATCCTGCGGGCTATCCGGGAGGTCCCTGCTGAGCAGGATCGCCGCTACTTGAGGGACTGGGCCAGGGAGGAATTCAAGAGAAATAAGGATGCTACAGAAGAG GATGCCATCAGGATGATGATTACTCAAGGCAACATGCAACTTCAGGAACTTCAGAGAACAATTAAGCTGGCTAAATCCTGA